From a single Bryobacter aggregatus MPL3 genomic region:
- a CDS encoding DUF1501 domain-containing protein produces the protein MSLHKSRNPKTRREALRKIGNGFGMMAFAGMLNNSLAQAGALNAPDGSVVGYKLDHPQKVKRVIFLFMNGGLSTIDSFDPKPALDKWDGKAPPGGEIKTERKTGELMKSPFAFKKYGQSGMDVSELWPHLGEVADDICWVRSVYTEIPNHEPSCLMMNTGANQAGRPSLGAWMTYGLGTENQNLPGYVVLCPDMPTTVGPPLWSNGFLPAINQGTFISDKIQTNPNAPPEEEAPAAAMPEKDKDGKEIKKEKKIVIEKAFDPKKLISYVNNPKFELTEQRRELDLLSKMEAIKTQRDGADAQVEGVLKSMEVAYRMQTEAPEVFDIRKESEATQKLYGEGSTARGCLTAVRLAEKGVRMTQVYYAKGDPWDAHGDIMAHKTNAKNSDQAFAAVIKDLKGRGLWKDSLVICGSEFGRTPVREVGGGGGNVKRGRDHNPFGFTMWLSGGAVKGGTIYGATDEFGFKAVEKPVHVHDIHATVLHLMGIDHTKLTYRYSGRDFRLTDVSGEVLHDIIA, from the coding sequence ATGTCACTTCACAAGTCAAGAAACCCGAAGACCCGCCGCGAAGCGCTGCGTAAGATTGGTAACGGCTTCGGCATGATGGCCTTTGCCGGCATGTTGAATAACTCTCTTGCTCAGGCCGGTGCGCTCAACGCCCCCGACGGCAGTGTCGTTGGCTACAAGCTCGATCACCCCCAGAAGGTCAAGCGCGTGATCTTCCTCTTCATGAATGGTGGCTTGTCCACCATCGATAGCTTTGATCCCAAGCCCGCTCTCGACAAGTGGGACGGCAAGGCGCCTCCCGGAGGCGAGATCAAGACCGAACGCAAAACTGGCGAACTGATGAAGTCGCCCTTCGCGTTCAAGAAGTACGGACAATCCGGGATGGACGTCAGCGAACTCTGGCCCCATCTCGGCGAAGTCGCCGACGATATCTGCTGGGTTCGTTCTGTCTATACCGAGATCCCGAACCACGAGCCTTCCTGCCTTATGATGAACACCGGCGCCAACCAGGCCGGTCGTCCCTCGCTCGGCGCCTGGATGACTTACGGCCTCGGCACGGAGAATCAGAACCTTCCCGGCTATGTCGTGCTCTGTCCCGACATGCCCACCACCGTGGGCCCGCCGCTCTGGTCCAACGGCTTCCTGCCCGCCATCAATCAGGGCACCTTCATCTCCGACAAGATCCAGACCAATCCGAATGCGCCTCCCGAAGAGGAAGCGCCCGCCGCTGCCATGCCCGAGAAGGACAAGGACGGCAAGGAGATCAAGAAGGAAAAGAAGATCGTGATCGAGAAAGCCTTCGATCCCAAAAAGCTCATCAGTTACGTCAACAATCCCAAGTTTGAACTCACTGAACAGCGCCGCGAGCTCGACCTTCTCTCGAAGATGGAAGCGATCAAGACGCAGCGCGACGGCGCTGATGCCCAGGTCGAAGGCGTCCTCAAGTCGATGGAAGTTGCCTACCGCATGCAAACCGAAGCGCCCGAAGTCTTCGACATCCGCAAGGAGTCCGAGGCGACGCAAAAGCTATACGGGGAAGGCTCTACGGCACGCGGTTGTCTCACTGCCGTGCGTCTCGCCGAAAAGGGCGTCCGCATGACGCAGGTCTATTATGCCAAGGGCGATCCCTGGGACGCTCATGGCGACATCATGGCCCACAAAACCAATGCCAAGAATTCCGATCAGGCCTTTGCCGCCGTGATCAAGGATCTCAAGGGCCGCGGGCTTTGGAAAGATTCTCTCGTGATCTGCGGTTCCGAGTTTGGCCGCACTCCCGTCCGCGAAGTCGGCGGCGGTGGCGGCAACGTCAAGCGTGGCCGTGATCACAATCCATTCGGCTTCACAATGTGGCTATCGGGTGGCGCCGTCAAAGGCGGCACCATCTATGGCGCAACAGACGAATTTGGCTTCAAGGCAGTTGAGAAGCCGGTCCATGTCCATGACATCCATGCTACTGTTCTGCATCTCATGGGCATTGACCACACCAAACTCACTTACCGGTACAGCGGTCGCGATTTCCGCTTGACCGACGTGAGTGGGGAAGTCCTCCACGACATCATCGCCTAG
- a CDS encoding DUF1549 domain-containing protein, with the protein MSIGTLKLDSLLSFVLFSVAALGQSASNPPANSPDYFELKIRPILANNCFGCHTNSAMGGLRLDTAAAMLKGAKRGPAVVAGDPEKSPLILAIRHTDADPKFRMPLGQKLKDSEIEALTAWVKAGAVWPKELPTVSKVNGKYVIFPEQKKFWSMLPMKQPDLPSVKDTKWGKTNIDRFVLSKLEKENLKPVRFATKTDLIRRAYLDLTGLPPSYEEIQAFVKDTAPDAYSKLLDKLLASPHYGERWGRAWLDVARFGEDDYRSLDPMRRGFNPYPNAYVYRDWVIQAFNDDMPYTQFVKSQIAGDLLDPKKLHKTLPGTGFLGLGPWYYDNGSTEVTRADERHDRVDVVTRGFLGLTVACARCHDHKYDPIPQTDYYALAGIFSNVTYEEYPLAPKSVVDEYKKIEEQIDQKQRILGDMQNNLGKALSQSLAFETKNYLQAVFEVSGPRKMDIANVVETRKLDYEVLERWIKYMAKEQKKYPYKNAWQAMMKKPAPTPQEVKKVSEQFHEDVVAVLLARNELDAENKVIADKALPGTKPKKRTSKPSNFVTNDDFCPGCGLRLKNLTDDENNFYTELFVRELTDSDDPNAMMAMGGRGGKPGVLSFRGWGLESRVGAESQTQIASIRKDIEEARKKLDPSYPYLHGIKDKPLDEISELPLAIRGDPMQTGDEVPRHFLSVLAPGDPEPFKQGSGRLQLAEAILKQPITNRVIVNRIWKGHFGSGIVDTPSNFGITGERPTNPELLEYLAASFAANGHSIKKLHKEMMMSSVYQLSTDNDTNAFAKDSGNRMYWRYEKKRLDAEQLRDSVMYVSGNLDPSLGGPSGELKPSFLRRTVYGKVSRYKLDEYLQLFDFPTPAISAEKRFTTTVPLQRLFLLNSDFMQYEAEEIAKRVMPEPDNRARVKKMFQVIYGRDASEEEIKLGIEYIKSEPMLSYEERKKKEKEAAPAARGRGGRGGTGGPGGAMAPSPEVTKKDGAPDAAPKEVVAKAEMPEAAAPEAAAAPAETPMGMGMMGGMGGFPGAGGMMGGPRRGPGEEKPLTYDPTVWGRYAKVLLSSSEFLFIN; encoded by the coding sequence ATGAGCATTGGCACGCTGAAACTAGATTCGCTTTTATCCTTCGTCCTCTTCTCTGTTGCTGCCCTCGGGCAAAGCGCCTCGAACCCTCCCGCTAATTCGCCCGATTACTTCGAACTTAAGATTCGGCCGATCCTGGCGAATAATTGCTTTGGTTGTCACACAAACTCCGCGATGGGCGGGCTCCGGCTCGATACCGCGGCTGCGATGCTCAAAGGCGCCAAACGTGGGCCTGCCGTGGTTGCTGGCGACCCGGAAAAAAGTCCACTGATTCTTGCCATCCGGCACACGGATGCGGATCCCAAGTTCCGGATGCCTCTGGGACAGAAGCTGAAGGATTCCGAAATTGAAGCACTGACAGCCTGGGTCAAAGCTGGCGCGGTCTGGCCCAAGGAACTTCCTACCGTATCTAAGGTAAACGGTAAGTATGTTATTTTCCCCGAACAGAAGAAATTCTGGTCGATGCTTCCGATGAAGCAACCGGACTTACCCTCTGTGAAAGATACGAAGTGGGGCAAGACGAACATTGATCGCTTTGTTCTCTCCAAGCTGGAGAAAGAGAATTTGAAGCCGGTTCGTTTCGCGACTAAAACCGATCTCATCCGCCGCGCCTACCTTGATCTCACCGGTCTGCCTCCCTCCTATGAGGAAATCCAGGCCTTCGTCAAAGACACTGCGCCTGATGCCTATTCGAAGCTCCTCGACAAACTGCTGGCCTCTCCGCACTATGGCGAACGCTGGGGCCGCGCCTGGCTTGACGTGGCGCGCTTTGGCGAAGACGACTACCGCAGTCTCGATCCCATGCGCCGCGGCTTCAACCCCTACCCGAATGCTTATGTCTATCGCGATTGGGTGATCCAGGCTTTCAACGACGACATGCCCTACACCCAGTTCGTCAAGTCTCAGATCGCCGGCGACTTGCTCGACCCCAAGAAGCTGCACAAGACGCTTCCTGGCACCGGCTTCCTCGGCCTCGGTCCCTGGTATTACGACAACGGCTCCACCGAAGTCACGCGCGCCGATGAACGTCACGATCGCGTTGACGTCGTCACCCGCGGCTTCCTCGGCCTCACGGTTGCTTGCGCCCGTTGCCACGATCACAAGTACGATCCCATTCCGCAGACCGACTATTATGCGCTCGCCGGTATCTTCTCGAACGTTACCTATGAGGAATACCCGCTCGCGCCCAAGAGCGTCGTCGACGAGTACAAGAAGATCGAAGAGCAAATTGACCAGAAGCAGCGCATCCTCGGCGACATGCAGAACAATCTCGGCAAGGCGCTCTCACAGTCGCTGGCCTTTGAGACCAAGAACTATCTGCAAGCTGTCTTCGAGGTCAGCGGTCCTCGCAAGATGGACATCGCCAACGTCGTCGAAACCCGCAAGCTTGACTACGAAGTGCTCGAGCGCTGGATCAAGTACATGGCCAAGGAGCAGAAAAAGTATCCCTACAAGAATGCCTGGCAGGCCATGATGAAGAAGCCCGCTCCGACGCCGCAGGAAGTCAAGAAAGTTTCCGAACAGTTCCACGAAGACGTGGTCGCTGTGCTGCTCGCCCGCAATGAGCTGGATGCCGAAAACAAGGTCATCGCCGATAAGGCTCTGCCCGGCACCAAGCCGAAGAAGCGCACCAGCAAGCCATCCAACTTCGTTACTAACGATGACTTCTGTCCCGGCTGCGGTCTCCGTCTGAAGAATCTGACCGACGACGAGAATAACTTCTATACGGAACTCTTTGTTCGCGAACTCACCGATTCCGACGACCCCAACGCCATGATGGCGATGGGCGGCCGTGGCGGCAAGCCCGGCGTCCTCAGCTTCCGTGGCTGGGGTCTTGAAAGCCGGGTTGGCGCTGAGTCTCAAACTCAGATCGCCAGCATCCGCAAGGACATTGAGGAAGCGCGGAAGAAGCTCGACCCCTCATATCCCTATCTCCACGGCATCAAGGACAAGCCGCTTGACGAGATATCAGAGTTGCCGCTCGCTATCCGTGGCGATCCGATGCAGACCGGTGATGAGGTCCCCCGTCACTTCCTCAGTGTTCTCGCTCCTGGCGATCCCGAGCCCTTCAAACAGGGCAGCGGTCGCCTGCAGTTGGCCGAGGCCATCCTCAAGCAGCCCATCACCAATCGCGTGATTGTGAACCGCATCTGGAAGGGCCACTTTGGTTCGGGCATCGTCGACACGCCGAGCAACTTTGGCATCACCGGCGAGCGTCCCACCAATCCAGAGCTGCTCGAGTATCTTGCTGCCAGCTTTGCGGCAAACGGACATTCGATCAAGAAGCTCCACAAAGAGATGATGATGAGCTCGGTCTATCAGCTCTCGACCGACAACGATACAAACGCCTTTGCCAAGGACTCGGGCAACCGCATGTACTGGCGCTATGAGAAGAAGCGTCTCGATGCCGAGCAGCTCCGCGACTCGGTCATGTACGTCTCGGGCAATCTCGATCCCAGCCTCGGCGGCCCTTCTGGCGAATTGAAGCCCAGCTTCCTCCGCCGTACCGTCTACGGCAAGGTCAGCCGCTACAAGCTCGACGAATACCTGCAACTCTTCGACTTCCCCACGCCGGCCATCAGCGCCGAAAAGCGCTTCACCACCACCGTGCCGCTGCAGCGCCTCTTCCTGCTCAATAGCGACTTCATGCAGTACGAAGCGGAAGAGATCGCCAAGCGGGTGATGCCCGAGCCTGACAATCGTGCTCGTGTGAAGAAGATGTTCCAGGTGATCTACGGACGCGATGCCAGCGAAGAAGAAATCAAGCTCGGCATCGAATACATCAAGAGTGAGCCGATGCTCTCTTACGAGGAACGCAAGAAGAAGGAGAAAGAAGCTGCTCCTGCGGCAAGAGGCCGCGGTGGTCGTGGGGGTACAGGAGGTCCAGGAGGCGCAATGGCTCCTTCTCCCGAAGTGACCAAGAAAGACGGCGCCCCCGATGCCGCTCCGAAGGAAGTGGTTGCCAAGGCAGAGATGCCGGAAGCCGCCGCACCCGAAGCTGCAGCCGCGCCAGCCGAGACTCCCATGGGAATGGGCATGATGGGCGGGATGGGTGGCTTCCCTGGAGCCGGTGGCATGATGGGCGGCCCCCGTCGTGGTCCTGGCGAAGAGAAGCCGCTGACTTATGACCCCACTGTTTGGGGCCGCTACGCGAAAGTGCTCCTCAGCTCGAGCGAGTTCTTGTTTATCAACTAG
- a CDS encoding YncE family protein, with the protein MRLTLQLIVMLCLVCGFAGAKEKEKPGKNASWPPRAGVKTPGVQIPIANLKAEAELTLEGTPSFLFAEGMAISVPLRDKGVIARIGNRDNKATDSWKGFEEPCGGMISAFGNLWVPDCKKQSIARVEPRSGKIAASVEVGVGKGNLVLAANADSVWVLSDEIGTLSRVDPKSNHVVSELRLGPSCNTVQFEQDALWVTCPKENQLLRIDPKTNLVEKRIETAKEPIAVVFGEAHLWVLGNLEGKVSKIDPKTNKVVATIETGVSNGGGNLAFGDGQVWVSAAGYPLTKIHAQNDKVMQQFVGDGGGMVRFGLGSIWLVNPAKMSVARIDPKRVAATLPD; encoded by the coding sequence ATGCGATTGACTTTGCAGCTGATTGTGATGCTCTGTCTGGTGTGCGGTTTCGCAGGGGCAAAAGAAAAAGAAAAGCCAGGGAAGAACGCGAGTTGGCCTCCGCGCGCCGGTGTCAAGACGCCCGGGGTTCAGATTCCGATCGCGAACCTGAAGGCGGAAGCGGAACTCACGCTTGAGGGAACGCCATCCTTTCTGTTCGCCGAAGGAATGGCGATCAGTGTGCCGTTACGTGACAAGGGAGTGATCGCACGGATCGGCAATCGTGACAACAAGGCAACCGATTCCTGGAAGGGATTTGAAGAACCTTGTGGCGGTATGATTTCCGCATTTGGCAATCTGTGGGTGCCAGACTGCAAGAAGCAGTCCATTGCGCGAGTGGAGCCACGCAGTGGCAAGATTGCGGCCAGCGTTGAAGTGGGAGTTGGCAAAGGGAACCTCGTCCTCGCCGCGAACGCAGATAGTGTTTGGGTGTTGAGCGATGAGATTGGGACGCTCTCCCGCGTGGACCCGAAGTCCAATCATGTCGTGAGCGAATTGAGACTGGGGCCGAGTTGCAATACGGTTCAGTTCGAGCAGGATGCACTCTGGGTGACCTGCCCGAAAGAGAATCAGTTGCTGCGCATCGATCCGAAAACAAACCTGGTGGAGAAGCGCATCGAAACCGCAAAGGAACCCATTGCGGTGGTGTTCGGAGAAGCTCATCTTTGGGTGCTCGGAAACCTGGAAGGCAAGGTATCGAAGATCGATCCCAAAACCAACAAGGTGGTGGCGACGATCGAAACCGGTGTGTCGAATGGCGGCGGCAACCTGGCCTTCGGCGATGGGCAGGTCTGGGTGAGCGCGGCAGGCTATCCACTGACTAAGATCCACGCACAGAATGACAAAGTGATGCAGCAGTTTGTGGGCGATGGCGGCGGGATGGTGCGCTTTGGCCTGGGATCGATCTGGCTGGTGAACCCAGCCAAGATGAGCGTGGCGCGCATCGACCCGAAACGGGTGGCGGCCACGCTGCCGGACTAG
- a CDS encoding acyltransferase family protein, protein MLSRNLTIDVYRGFVMLLMMAEVLRLPRLARDYPGNPILDFLAFHQSHVPWEGLSLHDMIQPSFSFLVGVALPYSLASGKKLFRHALWRALVLVAMGIFLRSMSSPQTNFTFEDTLTQIGLGYPALFLLGRTKPRTQWISFGLILFFYWLAWAIYPIPGASFAAHWFKADNLGVAFDAWFLNLFPRPTLFVANSGGYGTLSFIPTLGTMILGLIAGQWLRATRELAIYLKTAAVLLAAGLLLQFTGLCPIVKRIWTPAWTLFSGGICFLFLVGFRYVLEIKGKTRWAFPLIVIGMNSMAAYWIAHVLPSFLASTLKIHLGLYLPVAAIGPPLILAMEWWLLYWMYQRKLFLRV, encoded by the coding sequence ATGCTTTCTCGTAATCTCACCATAGACGTTTATCGCGGCTTTGTCATGCTTCTCATGATGGCCGAAGTGCTCCGCCTGCCCCGGTTGGCACGGGACTACCCGGGTAACCCGATTTTGGACTTCCTTGCCTTTCACCAATCCCATGTCCCTTGGGAAGGCCTTTCCCTGCACGACATGATCCAGCCCTCCTTCTCCTTCCTGGTGGGGGTGGCTCTGCCTTATTCGTTGGCCAGTGGCAAAAAACTGTTCCGGCACGCGCTCTGGCGCGCTCTTGTGCTTGTGGCGATGGGAATTTTTCTCCGCTCGATGTCCTCACCCCAGACGAATTTCACCTTTGAAGACACCCTCACCCAGATCGGCCTTGGCTATCCCGCTTTGTTCTTGCTCGGCCGCACCAAGCCGCGAACGCAATGGATTAGCTTTGGACTCATCCTTTTCTTCTACTGGCTCGCTTGGGCGATCTATCCGATCCCTGGCGCGTCCTTCGCCGCACACTGGTTCAAGGCGGATAACCTCGGTGTCGCCTTCGACGCCTGGTTCTTGAATCTATTCCCGCGGCCAACGCTCTTCGTCGCTAATAGCGGCGGCTATGGCACGCTGAGTTTTATTCCCACCCTGGGCACAATGATCCTCGGCCTCATTGCCGGGCAGTGGCTGCGTGCCACCCGAGAGTTGGCAATCTATTTGAAAACCGCGGCTGTCCTGCTGGCCGCTGGCTTACTGCTGCAGTTCACCGGCCTCTGCCCGATCGTAAAACGCATCTGGACTCCGGCCTGGACCCTCTTCAGCGGCGGCATCTGCTTCCTGTTTCTAGTGGGCTTTCGCTACGTCCTCGAAATTAAGGGGAAGACCCGCTGGGCCTTCCCCTTGATTGTTATCGGCATGAACTCCATGGCCGCTTATTGGATCGCTCACGTGCTGCCATCTTTTCTGGCCTCGACGCTGAAGATTCACCTCGGTTTGTATCTGCCAGTGGCCGCCATCGGCCCGCCGCTGATTCTTGCCATGGAGTGGTGGTTGCTCTACTGGATGTACCAGCGCAAACTGTTTCTGCGGGTCTAG
- a CDS encoding YkgJ family cysteine cluster protein has translation MDCRVGCAACCIVPSISSPIPGMPKGKAAFVRCVQLSVENACLLFGKPERPAVCSSLRPHVEMCGHTHPEAFVILESLERATQP, from the coding sequence ATGGATTGCCGCGTTGGGTGTGCCGCTTGTTGCATTGTGCCTTCAATTTCTTCTCCGATTCCGGGGATGCCGAAAGGGAAGGCAGCGTTTGTACGTTGCGTGCAATTGAGTGTGGAGAATGCCTGCCTGCTCTTTGGTAAACCCGAGAGACCGGCCGTTTGCTCCAGCCTGCGTCCGCATGTGGAGATGTGTGGCCATACCCACCCCGAAGCCTTTGTCATTCTCGAAAGTCTGGAGCGGGCGACACAGCCATGA
- a CDS encoding c-type cytochrome, with amino-acid sequence MKRLIGLFLLASISGAIGWICLRGPVTAAPSAVVVQRTPERVARGKYLYEVVADCTGCHSGRNGEKFNLPVIAGRNGAGSAFPKEAGFPGSIVAPNLTPDPESGLGKWTDGEIIRAIREGVSRDGHALFPLMPYQNFAKMSDEDVQSVVAYLRSLPAVRNPLPRSSVDFPVSFLMQSTPQPVSTPVAAPDRADRLAYGTYLATLGACSNCHTRREKGEAVAGMELAGGESFRMPKLEVLSANITPDIETGIGKWSEQQFIDKFKGFANFNESNLPANVQANFTLMPWLSFRQLSEDDLRALYAYLRTVKPVRNTVHTHPIVASEI; translated from the coding sequence ATGAAACGTTTGATTGGATTGTTTTTGCTGGCGAGCATCAGTGGCGCCATTGGATGGATTTGCCTGCGCGGACCCGTGACGGCTGCGCCTTCCGCCGTTGTGGTACAGCGGACGCCAGAAAGAGTGGCGCGAGGGAAATATCTCTATGAGGTGGTTGCGGATTGTACAGGTTGTCACTCCGGGCGGAATGGAGAGAAATTTAATCTGCCTGTGATCGCGGGACGGAATGGAGCCGGTTCGGCGTTTCCGAAAGAGGCAGGATTCCCCGGTTCGATCGTAGCGCCGAACCTCACACCCGACCCGGAAAGCGGACTGGGGAAATGGACGGATGGCGAGATCATCCGGGCGATTCGAGAGGGAGTGTCTCGCGATGGCCATGCACTCTTCCCGTTGATGCCTTATCAGAATTTCGCCAAGATGAGCGATGAGGATGTGCAGTCGGTGGTGGCTTATCTGCGTTCGCTGCCTGCGGTGCGCAATCCCCTTCCCCGATCGTCTGTCGACTTCCCGGTGAGCTTCCTCATGCAGAGCACACCGCAACCGGTGAGCACTCCAGTGGCGGCCCCTGACCGAGCAGACCGTCTCGCCTACGGAACGTATCTGGCCACCCTCGGCGCCTGTTCGAACTGCCACACGCGCCGGGAGAAGGGCGAAGCCGTGGCGGGCATGGAGCTTGCCGGCGGAGAGTCTTTCCGGATGCCGAAGCTGGAAGTGCTGAGCGCGAACATCACGCCGGACATTGAGACTGGAATTGGGAAGTGGAGCGAGCAACAATTTATCGACAAATTCAAGGGCTTTGCAAACTTCAATGAGTCGAATTTGCCGGCGAATGTACAAGCCAACTTTACGCTGATGCCGTGGCTAAGTTTTCGCCAGTTGAGTGAGGATGATCTGCGGGCACTCTATGCCTATCTGCGCACGGTGAAGCCTGTGCGCAATACGGTGCACACCCATCCGATCGTCGCTTCAGAGATTTAG
- a CDS encoding serine/threonine-protein kinase, with the protein MALQVGESVGHYQIVEEIGAGGNGRVLKVEHLITRRREAMKILINGRPTSQEYAHSFLREIRLQASLDHPNIAAVLNAFWLEDDLVMVMELIEGSSLQKLLSGRRLSLEQGLGIMRQVLHALSYAHSNGVVHRDVSTANIIVHETGRIKLTDFGLARGSSEMALTEAGGMVGSPNYISPEQVRGATAPDQRSDIYSTGVVLYELLTGTRPFAGDSAFLLMQAHVQQSPQPPIERNAVIPRFINDAILKALAKNPLDRFQSAEEFLAAIDGPSGTSDPVSHLDQMLDTPPLPPTAKPKRSLLRRIWTSPIMGALLGIGVVAAAVAPVLLYDFATGRPRFGPASRAAEVGKPKAAPKPPPGERGKPALKKAPSPRKTANR; encoded by the coding sequence ATGGCACTCCAGGTTGGCGAATCGGTAGGGCACTATCAAATCGTTGAAGAGATCGGTGCCGGTGGTAATGGCCGAGTTCTAAAGGTGGAACATCTCATCACCCGGCGCCGTGAGGCGATGAAGATTCTCATCAACGGACGGCCGACTTCGCAGGAATACGCGCACAGTTTCCTGCGGGAGATCCGTCTCCAGGCTAGTCTCGATCATCCCAACATTGCTGCTGTTCTCAACGCATTCTGGTTGGAAGATGACCTTGTCATGGTGATGGAGTTGATTGAGGGGAGTTCGCTGCAGAAGCTACTGAGCGGCCGCAGATTGAGCCTCGAACAAGGGCTTGGCATCATGCGGCAAGTCCTCCATGCTCTTTCCTACGCCCACTCGAATGGAGTCGTCCATCGCGACGTCTCCACGGCCAACATCATCGTCCACGAAACTGGCCGCATCAAGCTCACTGATTTTGGTCTGGCCCGGGGCTCTTCAGAAATGGCGCTGACCGAAGCGGGTGGCATGGTGGGCTCGCCAAACTACATTTCTCCCGAGCAAGTGCGGGGCGCTACTGCTCCAGACCAACGCAGTGACATCTATTCGACGGGAGTTGTGCTCTACGAACTCCTCACAGGAACCCGTCCCTTTGCCGGAGACTCTGCCTTTCTGTTAATGCAGGCGCATGTCCAGCAAAGTCCGCAGCCGCCCATTGAACGCAATGCGGTGATTCCGCGCTTTATCAACGACGCCATCCTCAAGGCGCTGGCGAAGAATCCTTTGGATCGATTCCAGTCGGCGGAGGAGTTCCTCGCCGCGATTGATGGTCCCAGCGGCACATCCGATCCTGTGTCCCATCTGGATCAGATGCTGGACACGCCGCCGCTTCCTCCCACGGCAAAGCCAAAACGAAGTCTGTTGCGCCGGATCTGGACCAGTCCGATTATGGGCGCTCTGCTCGGGATTGGAGTGGTGGCAGCAGCCGTCGCTCCGGTGCTGCTCTATGATTTTGCAACGGGACGCCCGCGCTTTGGCCCTGCCTCGCGTGCAGCGGAAGTTGGAAAGCCTAAGGCTGCTCCGAAGCCGCCCCCGGGCGAGCGGGGGAAGCCTGCCCTCAAGAAGGCTCCAAGCCCGCGAAAAACGGCCAATCGCTAA
- a CDS encoding serine/threonine protein kinase yields the protein MAFELGTTLGDYHLIDVLDSNREGTSYKVRNVSEQRFEILRVLSESTQSDPVRLERFQREAKILARLNHPHIVSYRSSTKLGGRYVLATELVECTNLAERLEVGPLSLPDAVKFIWQALDALECAHQGGVVHRDIHPGKLLITAESELKLSGFSLARSTADPRLTQAGVAIGSAHYMSPEQVQATGDLDARSDLYSLGVVFYELTAGRKPFEFDSQFDLMLAHVETAPEPPSKWNSQIPPELDAIILKSLAKNLSERFQSAGEFRNALLSISLGGIPEPAEDIEKALSEMKRRGREWNRQANALSAEILVHQGESLPRPPMPSTLYGMPRLLVIALMTIGAIGLFFLTNGLK from the coding sequence ATGGCTTTTGAACTAGGAACCACACTCGGCGATTATCACTTGATCGATGTCCTCGACAGCAATCGAGAGGGCACGAGCTACAAAGTGCGCAATGTTTCCGAGCAACGCTTCGAAATTCTTCGTGTTCTTTCGGAATCAACACAGAGTGATCCCGTACGTCTGGAACGCTTCCAACGTGAAGCCAAGATTCTGGCTCGTCTCAACCATCCACACATCGTCAGCTATCGTTCATCGACGAAGCTGGGCGGCCGCTATGTTCTCGCCACTGAGTTAGTCGAATGCACCAATCTCGCAGAGCGGCTGGAAGTAGGGCCGCTTTCTCTTCCTGATGCCGTGAAGTTCATTTGGCAGGCGCTGGACGCCCTTGAGTGCGCGCACCAAGGCGGCGTGGTGCATCGCGACATCCATCCTGGAAAGCTGCTGATTACTGCGGAGTCGGAACTGAAGCTCTCTGGGTTTAGTCTCGCCCGGAGTACGGCGGACCCGCGCCTCACACAGGCTGGAGTTGCGATCGGATCGGCCCACTACATGTCTCCCGAGCAGGTACAGGCCACCGGAGACCTGGACGCCCGCTCAGATCTTTACTCTTTGGGCGTGGTTTTTTATGAGTTGACCGCGGGCCGCAAGCCTTTTGAATTCGACAGTCAGTTTGACCTCATGCTGGCGCATGTCGAAACCGCTCCGGAGCCGCCCAGCAAGTGGAATTCGCAGATTCCACCTGAACTCGACGCCATCATCCTCAAATCCCTTGCCAAGAACTTGAGCGAGCGATTCCAGTCGGCTGGAGAGTTCCGCAATGCGCTCCTGTCAATCTCATTGGGTGGCATTCCCGAACCGGCAGAGGACATCGAAAAAGCGCTGAGTGAGATGAAGCGGCGGGGCCGGGAATGGAACCGCCAGGCGAACGCGCTCTCTGCCGAGATTCTCGTGCACCAGGGGGAATCTCTTCCCCGGCCACCAATGCCATCAACGCTCTACGGCATGCCGCGCCTGCTCGTGATTGCCCTGATGACCATTGGCGCGATCGGACTTTTCTTCCTGACGAATGGATTGAAGTAA
- a CDS encoding GlsB/YeaQ/YmgE family stress response membrane protein — translation MIGTIVFGLIIGAVAKFLMPGKDPGGFILTCLLGIAGSLVGGYIGRALHLYAEGEAAGWLMSLLGAVLLLAVYRMITVRAK, via the coding sequence ATGATCGGAACCATTGTGTTCGGGTTGATCATCGGTGCTGTTGCCAAGTTCCTGATGCCCGGGAAGGATCCGGGTGGCTTCATCCTCACTTGCCTGCTGGGGATTGCGGGAAGCCTCGTGGGCGGCTATATCGGGCGGGCGCTACACCTCTATGCAGAAGGCGAAGCGGCCGGGTGGTTGATGTCACTGCTGGGGGCCGTGTTGTTGCTAGCGGTGTACCGGATGATCACAGTCAGGGCAAAATGA